A genomic segment from Aegilops tauschii subsp. strangulata cultivar AL8/78 chromosome 1, Aet v6.0, whole genome shotgun sequence encodes:
- the LOC120968986 gene encoding serine/threonine-protein phosphatase 7 long form homolog, whose product MVWLLDDHWDKQHRSYAMSVEQRELAPLKLRSHGVTLGWMRYDERYTPYVREAGLLPFIQLVRRSTPPNNAAALTALIDHWRPETHTFHLRTGEMTVTLQDIAMITGLPIDGNPLCMNTDSDGWRAQMHALIGMVPPKPREPEAEDKKKERVAAGATFTWISSNFSTCPEDANEDMVKTYARVYMYVISRTMFADGTGKNAPWMWLKALTVFDSKWSWGSATLAYLYRQLDEACCRHTGGIGGCLLTLSIWSWERLPVGRPKTVKYEDWDDKDDPLRLPTWAYNWDVLNETTDDPLVMYKLYKSELDAITPEQVEWEPYGKGESFGNPIEFRLNPMCTRDRDLWHMRCPLICNWAVELHLPHRVFRQFGLFQPHPPEWEDTDKLLHALDRKKQRKIKDWAKHHRKYVVQFALSVEQARARKRAQLHEH is encoded by the exons atggtttggcttctcgatgatcattgggacaaacaacaccggtcgtacgctatgtcggtggagcagcga gagcttgcacctctgaagcttcggtctcacggggtcacccttggatggatgcgctatgatgagcggtacacaccgtatgtaagggaggcaggacttctccctttcattcagttggtccgccggtcgacgccacccaacaatgctgcagcactcaccgcgcttattgatcattggaggccggagacacacactttccatcttcgaaccggggagatgaccgtgacgctccaggatattgctatgatcaccggtcttcctatcgatggcaatcctttatgtatgaacaccgattctgatgggtggcgcgcgcagatgcatgcccttatcggtatggttcctccgaagcctcgggaaccagaagcagaagataagaagaaggaaagagtcgcaGCCGGCGCTACTTTCACGTGGATATCATCGAACTTCAGTACTTGCCCTGAGGATGCTAATGAGGACATGGTGAAGACAtatgctcgtgtctacatgtacgtgatatccaggactatgtttgctgatggcacaggcaagaatgctccatggatgtggctgaaggcgttgaccgtcttcgatagcaaatggagttggggttcggcgacactggcttacttgtatcgacag ttggacgaagcctgttgtaggcacactggaggtattggtggttgtctgctcacactttccatatggagctgggagcgtttgccggttggacgaccgaagaccgtgaagtacgaggattgggacgacaaagacgacccactacggctccccacttgggcttacaaTTGGGATGTGTTAAATGAGACGACGGATGATCCCTTGGTAATGTATAAGTTGTACAAGAGCGAGCTGGACGCGATCACGCCTGAGCAG GTGGAATGGGAGCCGTATGGAAAAGGAGAGAGTTTTGGTAACCCTATAGAGTTCAGGCTGAATCCGATGTGCACTAGGGATAGGGATCTCTGGCATATGcggtgcccactgatatgcaactgggcggttgagcttcacctgccacatcgggtgttccgccagtttggtttgttccagccacacccgccggaGTGGGAGGACACGGACAAGTTGCTACACGC GTTGGATAGGAAAAAGCAGCGGAAGATCAAGGATTGGGCCAAGCATCACAGGAAGTATGTCGTGCAGTTCGCTCTTAGTGTGGAGCAAGCAAGGGCTAGAAAACGAGCCCAGCTTCATGAGCACTGA